A single region of the Malus sylvestris chromosome 8, drMalSylv7.2, whole genome shotgun sequence genome encodes:
- the LOC126631431 gene encoding uncharacterized mitochondrial protein AtMg00810-like translates to MVVNHEWPLFQMDVKNAFLHGDLEEEVYMKLPPGHPREGEPNKWCLRLAMLIYVDDIIITGDNVNEINALKCSLHQQFAIKDLGVLKYFLSIEMATSSKGLFLNQRKYVVDLLDEAHMLDCKPARTPLISKLQLDAKGEPLSNPSVYQCMVGKLIYLTITRPDIAYSLSLVSQFMHYPTLVHWEIVKIILRYLKGSVGRGILMKKNGSNHIMAYTDVDWAGNTLDRKSTKGFCTFVGGNLVA, encoded by the exons ATGGTAGTCAATCACGAGTGGCCCTTgtttcaaatggatgtaaaaaatgcTTTCCTCCATGGTGATCTTGAAGAAGAGGTGTACATGAAGCTACCTCCTGGACATCCACGAGAAGGTGAACCTAACAAA TGGTGTCTTAGGCTTGCTATGCttatatatgtggatgatattataATTACGGGGGACAATGTGAATGAAATCAATGCTCTTAAGTGCTCCCTACATCAACAATTTGCCATTAAAGACTTGGGAGTCTTGAAATACTTTCTTAGCATTGAGATGGCCACTTCTTCCAAGGGGTTATTCTTAAATCAAAGAAAGTATGTAGTTGATCTTCTTGATGAAGCACACATGCTTGATTGTAAACCTGCTCGCACTCCCCTTATTAGCAAACTTCAGTTGGATGCCAAAGGTGAGCCTCTCTCCAATCCTAGTGTTTATCAATGCATGGTTGGAAAACTTATTTACCTCACGATTACTCGACCTGACATTGCTTATTCATTGAGCCTTGTCAGCCAGTTTATGCATTATCCTACATTGGTTCATTGGGAGATTGTCAAGATAATACTTAGATATCTCAAAGGTTCGGTCGGTAGAGGCATACTCATGAAGAAAAATGGGTCTAATCACATCATGGCttacactgatgttgattgggcTGGTAATACCCTTGATCGAAAGTCCACCAAAGGTTTTTGTACTTTTGTTGGAGGTAATTTGGTCGCTTAG